A section of the Streptomyces sp. NBC_01591 genome encodes:
- a CDS encoding MlaE family ABC transporter permease, with protein sequence MTAPMPVLPPEPPPAEAAGATAPKQSAEKPPNRLLSPLRETGKLFSLAVTVSREVFRRPFQVREFIEQFWFVASVTILPAALVSIPFGAVIALQVGSLTQQLGAQSFTGGASVLAVIQQASPIIVALLISGAAGSAICADLGSRKIREELDAMEVMGVSPIQRLVVPRVLATMLVAVLLNGLVSVVGTLGGYFFNVILQHGTPGAYLASFSALAQLPDLYISEIKALIFGFIAGIVAAYRGLNPRGGPKGVGDAVNQSVVITFMLLFFVNTVLTAIYLQIVPAKGS encoded by the coding sequence GTGACGGCCCCCATGCCGGTACTGCCCCCCGAGCCGCCGCCCGCCGAGGCGGCCGGTGCGACGGCGCCGAAGCAGTCGGCGGAGAAGCCCCCGAACCGGCTGCTCTCCCCGCTGCGCGAGACCGGGAAGCTGTTCTCGCTCGCCGTGACCGTGAGCCGGGAGGTCTTCCGACGGCCCTTCCAGGTACGGGAGTTCATCGAGCAGTTCTGGTTCGTCGCCAGCGTCACCATCCTGCCCGCGGCGCTCGTCTCGATCCCGTTCGGCGCGGTCATCGCCCTCCAGGTCGGCTCGCTGACCCAGCAGCTCGGCGCCCAGTCGTTCACCGGCGGCGCCAGCGTCCTCGCCGTCATCCAGCAGGCCAGCCCCATCATCGTGGCCCTGCTGATCTCCGGCGCCGCGGGCTCGGCCATCTGCGCCGACCTCGGTTCGCGGAAGATCCGTGAGGAACTCGACGCGATGGAGGTCATGGGCGTCTCGCCCATCCAGCGCCTCGTCGTCCCCCGCGTCCTCGCCACCATGCTGGTCGCCGTACTGCTGAACGGCCTGGTCTCCGTCGTCGGCACGCTCGGCGGCTACTTCTTCAACGTGATCCTGCAGCACGGCACCCCGGGGGCCTACCTGGCCAGTTTCTCCGCCCTCGCCCAGCTCCCCGACCTGTACATCAGCGAGATCAAGGCACTCATCTTCGGCTTCATCGCGGGCATCGTGGCCGCCTACCGCGGACTCAACCCGCGCGGCGGCCCGAAGGGCGTCGGTGACGCGGTCAACCAGTCCGTCGTCATCACCTTCATGCTGCTGTTCTTCGTGAACACGGTCCTCACGGCGATCTACCTCCAGATCGTCCCCGCGAAGGGGAGCTGA
- a CDS encoding MlaE family ABC transporter permease: MSMLSWLDRSGEQLTFYVRALIWVPRTLRRYLREVQRLLAEVAFGSGGLGVIGGTIGVMVAMTLFTGTVVGLQGYAALNQIGTSAFTGFISAYFNTREIAPLVAGLALSATVGAGFTAQLGAMRINEEVDALEAMGVRSMPYLVSTRIIAGVVAIVPLYAIGLLSSYLASRYITVLFNGQSAGTYDHYFNLFLSPDDVLLSVLKVLIFSVMVILAHCYYGFHATGGPAGVGVAVGRSVRNAIVLISVTDFFLSLAIWGATTTVKVAG; the protein is encoded by the coding sequence ATGTCGATGCTCAGCTGGCTCGACCGATCCGGCGAACAACTCACCTTCTACGTACGCGCGTTGATCTGGGTGCCGCGAACCCTGCGCCGCTATCTGCGCGAGGTCCAGCGGCTGCTGGCCGAAGTGGCCTTCGGCAGCGGCGGTCTCGGTGTCATCGGCGGCACCATCGGCGTGATGGTCGCGATGACCCTCTTCACCGGCACCGTCGTCGGCCTTCAGGGGTACGCGGCCCTCAACCAGATCGGCACCTCCGCCTTCACCGGCTTCATCTCCGCCTACTTCAACACCCGCGAGATCGCCCCGCTCGTCGCCGGACTCGCGCTCTCCGCGACCGTGGGCGCCGGCTTCACCGCCCAGCTCGGCGCGATGCGGATCAACGAGGAGGTCGACGCCCTGGAGGCGATGGGGGTGCGGTCCATGCCGTACCTCGTCTCCACCCGGATCATCGCCGGGGTCGTCGCGATCGTCCCGCTGTACGCGATCGGGCTGCTCTCCTCGTACCTCGCCTCCCGCTACATCACGGTCCTTTTCAACGGGCAGTCCGCGGGCACGTACGACCACTACTTCAATCTCTTCCTCTCCCCGGACGACGTGCTGCTGTCGGTGCTCAAGGTGCTGATCTTCAGCGTGATGGTGATCCTCGCCCACTGCTACTACGGCTTCCACGCCACCGGCGGGCCCGCCGGTGTGGGCGTCGCGGTCGGGCGGTCGGTGCGCAACGCCATCGTGCTCATCAGCGTCACCGACTTCTTCCTCTCCCTCGCCATCTGGGGCGCGACCACGACGGTGAAGGTGGCCGGCTGA